CAGGGTCCCATGTACTCCCTCTTGCCGAAGCTCCTTCTTCCATGTATACCGATGCTTTGATCGGAGTTCGGGGTAAGACCTTCTTCGATTCCTCCAAGTCCTGGATCTATTCCATAAATCACCCAGTGGGTAATCGTTCCAACCGGAGCGTCGATGTCCTCACAGATCAGCACGAGCACTTTCGCCTCAGCTGGAATCTCGCTCCACTTCAATGGAGGAGAGATATTCAGGCCATCGCAGGTGAACTTACTGGGGATCGCTTCTCCATTGCCGAACGCGTTACTCATTATTCTCAAAGATTCACCTTCCCTCAATTATCGTCATATCCGCAGTTCATAGTTATTCTTGGCGGTCGTGAAGCTCCCGA
This window of the Methanomassiliicoccales archaeon genome carries:
- a CDS encoding YbhB/YbcL family Raf kinase inhibitor-like protein — protein: MSNAFGNGEAIPSKFTCDGLNISPPLKWSEIPAEAKVLVLICEDIDAPVGTITHWVIYGIDPGLGGIEEGLTPNSDQSIGIHGRRSFGKREYMGPCPPGKKAHRYVFKLYALDRKLDLEPGVKKKNLVKAMEGHVIETSELIGTYTRQK